The following nucleotide sequence is from Peribacillus sp. ACCC06369.
ATAAAATAGAATTTCAAGCAATATGTTATTTAATCATACCCTTTTAGCTTTTAGTGCATTAGAAAGAAAAGCTGTCCTAATAAAAGGACAGCTTCATTTGTTTAACAGGTTTTCAATTCGACTTTACATATGGATGTCTTAACCATTTCAATGAAAAGTTGCATGAAACGATCATCCCCTGTTAATTCTGGATGAAACGCACTGACAAGGACATGTTCTTGTCTCGCAGCAACAACATTCTCTTCATAAACAGCCAATATCTCTACATCTTCTCCAATTCCATCCGCAAATGGAGCTCGGATGAAAACGGCCTTAAAAGGTTCTTCCATTCCTTTAATTGATAATTCAGCCTCGAAACTATCCCGTTGACGTCCAAATCCGTTCCTTTTCACGGAAATGTCCATTAGTTCAAGATAGGCCTTCTCATCACCAGTCAATTCGTTGGCCGCCAATACCATCCCCGCACAAGTACCGAAAATAGGTTTTTTATGTTCGAAGAAAGTTTTGATTGGTTCCTTGAATCCATAACGATCCATTAGCTTTCTCATCGTGGTGCTTTCTCCGCCTGGAATGATTAAGCCATCGATTTCTTGCAGCTGTTCCGGTTTTTTAACAAGTATTGCTTGTTCACCGGCAGCATTGATTTGGTTCAAGTGTTCTTCAACTGCACCCTGTAATCCCAAAACACCGATAGTTATCATATTACCATCCACGTTCCTGCATACGTTCTGCTGGAGCTAGTTTGGAAATATCGATTCCTTTCATTGCACTGCCCAACTCTTTTGACAACCGGCCTATCAATTCATAATCTGTGAAATATGTAGTCGCTTGAACGATTGCCGATGCGAATTTTTCTGGATTCTCCGATTTAAAAATACCGGACCCCACGAATACGCCATCTGCTCCCAATTCCATCATCAGTGCTGCATCTGCTGGAGTGGCAATTCCGCCAGCTGCAAAGTTAACTACAGGCAATTTACCCGTCCGTTTGATTTCTCTTAAAATTTCATAAGGGGCACCAATATTTTTTGCTTCCGTCATTAATTCATCATCACTCATGATGCTCACTTTACGAATTTGGGACTGTACCTTTCTCATATGACGCACAGCTTCCACGATATTACCTGTACCTGGTTCTCCTTTTGTACGAAGCATCGATGCTCCTTCTCCAATACGGCGTGAAGCTTCGCCTAAATCACGGCAGCCACAAACGAAAGGAACTGTGAAATCACTTTTTAATATATGATATTCTTCATCAGCAGGCGTCAGCACTTCACTTTCATCGATATAATCCACTCCCATTGATTCCAGGATCCTTGATTCAACAATATGGCCAATCCTTGCTTTAGCCATGACCGGGATGGATACTGCATTCATTACTTCCTCGACAATTCGCGGATCTGCCATTCTTGCTACCCCGCCAGCCGCACGGATGTCTGAAGGAACCCTCTCCAATGCCATGACAGCGACAGCACCTGATGCTTCAGCAATTTTTGCTTGTTCTGCATTTATGACGTCCATAATTACGCCACCCTTTTGCATTTGTGCCATTCCTCTTTTTACTGTGTCAGTTCCTAATAATTTTTCCATTTCTCTTCCCCCTAATATTTGCATTTTTTAGATTTGTTGTGTTTAGTATAAAAAATAGTTGACCGTATTGAAAGTGTCAGTTTTAATTAATTTAATGGGGTCAGTATAATTTTATCTAAAAGGCGGAAACAATATGAATATGCTAACTTGTGATTTAAATCGATTTAGTGAAGTACCTTTGTACGAACAATTATATTCACATATTAAAAAAGAAATCATTGATGGCCGTCTTCTTTATGGCACAAAACTGCCTTCCAAACGTAAATTGGCAGAGTTCCTTCAGATTAGTCAAAATACTGTCGAGACAGCATATGAACAATTAACTGCTGAAGGATACGTTGAAGTCATACCAAGAAAAGGGTACTATATTCAAACATTCGAGGATTTAGAGTATACGCAAACCGACCAAGTTTCCTTGGAACAAATTAATGATAATGAAGGGGATTTACTGTATCATTTTCATCCCAGCCAAATTGACACGGAAAACTTCCCATTTGAAAAATGGAGAAAATACACGAAAAATAAAATTGATGAATCGCATCAAGATCTTCTTTTACTGGGGGATTCTAGAGGGGAATATGAATTACGATGTGAAATTGCCCATTATTTGTATCATGCACGTGGGGTTCAATGTGTGCCCGAACAGATCATCATTGGTGCAGGAATGGAAATTTTATTGCAGCAGCTTGTACTTCTTTTCGATAAAAATGCCATTTATGGTGTTGAAGATCCTGGATATCACTTGATTCACCGGATTTTACGCAGCTACCCAAATGAAGTCCATCCACTGCAAATTGATGAAGAAGGCGTAAAGGTAAACCCAATTGAAGATTCAAAGATCGATGTAGTGTATGTAACTCCCTCACATCACTTCCCCTATGGGACGATCTTATCCGTTAACAGACGGACGCGATTGCTGAACTGGGCTCAAGGTGCAGCAAACCGCTATATTATCGAAGACGATTACGATAGTGAATTTCGTTATAGTGGAAAAACAATTCCTTCCTTACAAAGTATGGATGCTGGTGATAAGGTGATTTACTTAGGATCATTCTCCAAATCATTGATGCCATCAATTCGGATCAGTTATATGGTTCTACCCGCTTCGCTGTTACAAATGCATCAACAGAAATTATCTTTTTACCATTCGACCGTTTCACGGATTGATCAACATGTGTTGACACAGTTCATGAAGGAAGGGGATTTCGAAAAGCATTTAAATCGGATGAGGAAAGTTTACCGGCGCAAGTTGGATAAAGTGATCGAGCTGTTTAAACCACATCAACAAATAACCATCACTGGTGAGCGGTCAGGATTACATATCGTCCTCATCGTTAAGAACGGCATGGATGAACAGACACTTATTCAAAAGGCAAACGAAGACCATATTAAAATTTATGGATTATCCACATATTCGATCGAAAAAATTGACGAACATCCTCCTAAAATCATATTGGGCTTTGCAGGGATTCCTGAATCTGGATTAGAAAAAGCCATTCACCTTTTATTGAAATCATGGGGTTTATAAAATCGAGTAGGAGGAGGCGCCTAGCCTCCGACCTCTCACACCACCGTACATACCGTTCGGTATACGGCGGTTCAGTTTAAGTCTGACGTAGTTTTGTATATCGTTCATATAGATTTACTAACCCTTGGTGGTGCCAATAAACATTATTAAGGGTTTTGTCTAGAATAGGACTATGCGCTATGCGCCAATAACCCTTTCTGCTATTTCCCCATTCATACGCTTTTCCAAATGGGGCGCCTAATCCTTTGAGTTTCCTCACTCTCGTTCTTGGCAATTTCCATTGCTTCCATAGGCACATCCTGAGTCTTCTTCGAATCCATGAATCTAAATTCTTCAAAACGTTCGGAGTATCAATGAGGGCGAAATAACCCATCCAACCTCTAAGGTATTGCTTTAACTTATTTATTCGGAGTTTCATGGGTTTCGGTAATTTTCTCGAGGTCATTTCCCTGATTCGTTTCTTTACTCTCTTCACCGTTTGTTTAGCCAGTAGAACCTTCGGGTTCTTCTTTGACTTCGTGAAACTAAAACCGAGAAACGTTCTGTTCCAAGGGCGATCATACTTCGACTTCTCGTAGTTGACCTTTAGCTTCAGTTTATTTTCAATGAAGCTTGAGATATTTCCCATTGCACGTTTGGCGGCTTTTCGTGTCTTCACAAAGATAGTACTGTCATCCGCATACCTTACGAATCGAAGATTGCGTTTCTCTAGTTCTTTATCTAAATCGTCTAACATGATATTAGATAATAAAGGACTTAACGGACCTCCTTGCGGAGTTCCCTCCTCACTTTTATGAAAAAGTCCGCCTATCATAATGCCTGCTTGAAGGAATCTACGAATCAGTTTGAGAACTCGTTTATCTTCAATTTTCCGCTCTAACATTCCCATGAGCTTGTCATGATTCACTTTATCGAAGAACTTCTCCAAGTCCATATCCACTACCCATGTATAACCTTCGGTTATATAGGACTTTGCCTTTCGAACCGCCTGGTGCCCTTGTTTGTTAGGGCGAAAACCATAGCTATTCTCCGAAAAGGTTGAGTCATATATCCTGGTTAATATTTGGGCAATGGCTTGTTGAATGAAACGGTCTAGAACGGTTGGAATACCCAATAGCCGAACTCCGCCGTTTGGTTTCGGGATTTCGATACGACGGACGGGCTGCGGTTGATAGGTACCCTGTAAAAGGGCAGTTTTCATGTTGTACCATTCAGTTGCGAGGTGCGGTCTCAGGTTTTGAACCGGCATTCCATCTACACCATGGCTTCCCTTATTTCTTTCTACACGCTTCAATGCCTGTATTAAGTTTTCCCTCTCTAGTATCTGTTCCATTAACATCGTTGATATCCTTTCTACGTGGATAAATGGTCTATTTGTGCCTTTATCTGCTCCACCCTTTTGAAGTTCCCCGTGTATTCACCACTTCTTCCTTCAAATAAGTTCCGTTAGGAATTGTTTGCTTCTTCGCAGATAACGAACGCCTAGTATTCATCCTCCTTAATCTGTTCGGTCCTTCCTTATCTTCTCGAGTAGACAAGTACTATGACCTCTGCTGACTTCTGATGATTCAGCTGTCCATCACTGGACAGGTTACCAAGTGTACTTGGCTGTCATCAGACCTCCCCGGGTAAGAGTGCAATCTTTCCCTCCATCTATCTGCTTCATTTACTCTGTACCACCTTCGGCAGTAAGGACTTTGTTTTGTTTCGCAAACTCATCCAATGATACCTAGCCTTATATGAAGTTCGTGTTCCTCAGACCGGAGGTTTGCCGCTTGCTTCCTTCAGATTCCACGTCACCATGGACACCCTTGCATTAAGCTAACCATTACTACTGCCTTCATGGTTCGGGACTCACACCCTATAGATTGCACCCATGCCGGGCGCACGAAAAAAGAAGTTCACTGTCGTGAACTTCTTTCAGACTGTAGACAAACTCGATGAAAATCGAGTTTGTCTATTTTTTATGAGTTGTACAATTTGGCCGTTGATTTTCCACTCCAGGCACTCGCTTTCCGCGGGCGGTCGGGGAGCCTCCTCGGCTTTCGCCTGCGGGGTCTCCCCTAGACGCGCTTTTCCCGCAGGAGTCTCGTACCTTCCGTTCCAATCAACTTTGTCTTACCTTTTAGATAAACACTTTTGCCTGGAGTCATTTTTGTTTTAAAATAGAAGTATTAAAACTTGAGGTGATGAGGATGCTTTCTAAACATGATTCTATTCAGCGAGATCAACTTGAAATGATTACGTTAGATCAACTGGTGCCACTGAACCATTTGGTTCGTAAAATGGAGGCTGCCATTGACTTCACTTTCATTTATGACTTGGTGAAAGAGATGTATTCAGAGGTAGGACGCCCAAGTATTGATCCAGTTATTTTAGTTAAACTGACATTCATTCAATATACCTTCGGTATTCGTTCCATGCGTAAAACGATTGAAGAAGTTGAAACCAATATGGCTTACCGTTGGTTCTTAGGCTATGGTTTCCATGATAAAGTACCTCATTTCTCTACGTTCGGGAAAAATTATGAGCGACGCTTTAAAGATACAGACCTGTTTGAACAGATTTTCTATCGCATTTTAATGACAGCTGCTAATAAAAAGTTAATAAGTGCTGAACACGTTTTCGTGGATTCCACACATGTGAAAGCCAGTGCGAATAAAAGGAAATTTGAAAAGAAAATCGTTCGTAAAGAAACACGAGCGTATCAAGGGCGTCTTCAAGAAGAAATCAATCAAGATCGTGAAAAACATGGAAAGAAGCCTTTTCCATCAGATAAATTTGATAAAGAAGAGACCAAAGAGATTAAAGAAAGTACAACGGATTCTGAGAGTGGCTACTATGTGAAAGATGAACGAACAAAACAGTTTGCCTATTCATTCCATGCGGCCGCAGACCGCAACGGTTTTGTATTGGGAACGATTGTAACACCTGGAAATATACATGACAGTCAGATCTTAGAGCCACTAGTTGAACAAGTGATTGAGAAAGTTGGAAAACCGGAAGCCGTTGCCGCAGATGCAGCTTATAAAACACCAGCGATTACAAGCTACCTATTTAACAAAGAAATCATACCGGCTTTACCTTATACACGTCCTCGCACCAAAGAAGGATTTTTCCGCAAACAGGACTATGTATACGATGAACATTTTGATTGTTACCTTTGTCCTTCGGGAGAGCTATTAAAGTACTCAACAACCAATAAAGAGGGCTATCGCGAGTATAAATCACCCAAACACACTTGTGCGACATGCTCATTTTTATCTCAGTGTACAGAAAGCAAAGACCATCAAAAAGTGGTGACACGGCATATTTGGCAAACACATGTGGAAGAAGCAGATCATCTGCGTCATCATCAAGATGTAAAAACTATATATGCGAAACGTAAAGAAACGATTGAGCGTGTATTCGCAGATGCAAAAGAAAAGCATGGTATGCGTTGGACAACTTTAAGGGGACTTAAAAAATTGTCGATGCAGGCGATGCTTACTTTCGCTGCCATTAATTTAAAGAAGATGGCCAATTGGACATGGCGAGGTCCAAAAATGGCCTAACATAGTGGGCTCGTAGAGCCCCAATCTCCTAACTTCAGGCAAAAATTCAAAGGGAATCTCAAAAAGGGGTTCGGAATTTTTTAATTCCGAACCCCTTTTGTCTACAAACTGAAAGAAGTTCACTGTCGTGAACTTCTTTTTTTTTAACTTTTAGATAAATATTGGTCCATCATATCCTTGGGTACCATGCTCCCGCCAGTCGCCCAGATGATATGTGTGGATTGGTTCATTTTATCCAGCAGTTTTTGGTCCCTAAGATATTTCCTTCCTTCTGGACCTGAAAAAAGTTGTATGGGTCCGAATGCTCCTGCGAGGGCAGATGGTTCTAAATAATAGCCTTCCGTCTCTGCCATCTCCCGGAGCAGTTCAAATAACCTTTTATCCTCTATGGTATAGCTGCCGCTTAACATGGTAGTCATCATACTGGAAACTAATGCTGAAGGTCTTCCGACAGCAAGTCCATCCGCTTCCGTCTTATTATCGATTCCAAATTCCTGCACCGAGACTATGTCATGAAGGCCTGTCATCAATCCGAGCGTCATGCATGGTGAGTGTGTCGGTTCTGCAAAAAAACAATGAACATCATCTCCGAAGGCTAACTTGAGCCCATATGTGATACCGCCTGGTCCGCCGCCGACTCCACACGGTAAGTACACAAACAAAGGGTGATCTTCGTCAACTGGAATGGACATATCTTTCAGTTGCTTCTTCAGCCGCGTTGCAGCCGTCGCATATCCCAGCAGCAAATCCACTGAATTTTCATCATCAATAAAATGGCAATTTGGATCAAGTAATGCTTCCTTACGGCCTTCTTCTACAGCTTTACTATAATCATCATCATATTCTTTTACAATGACACCAAGACTTGTTAATTTATCCTTTTTCCACTGTTTGGCATCTGCCGACATATGGACTGTTACCTTAAACCCCAGCTTAGCGCTTATTATACCAATACTCATTCCTAAATTGCCGGTTGAACCGACTGCAATCGAATATTTTGAAAAAAGCTCTTTGTATTCATCACTCGCAAGTATTCCATAGTTATCAGTTAGTCTTAAACCACCATGCTTCATGGCAATTTCCTCGGCACGTTTCAACACCTCGTAAATACCTCCACGTGCCTTGATAGATCCTGAAATAGGTAAATGACTGTCACATTTAAGCAAAAGTTTCC
It contains:
- a CDS encoding PLP-dependent aminotransferase family protein; translation: MNMLTCDLNRFSEVPLYEQLYSHIKKEIIDGRLLYGTKLPSKRKLAEFLQISQNTVETAYEQLTAEGYVEVIPRKGYYIQTFEDLEYTQTDQVSLEQINDNEGDLLYHFHPSQIDTENFPFEKWRKYTKNKIDESHQDLLLLGDSRGEYELRCEIAHYLYHARGVQCVPEQIIIGAGMEILLQQLVLLFDKNAIYGVEDPGYHLIHRILRSYPNEVHPLQIDEEGVKVNPIEDSKIDVVYVTPSHHFPYGTILSVNRRTRLLNWAQGAANRYIIEDDYDSEFRYSGKTIPSLQSMDAGDKVIYLGSFSKSLMPSIRISYMVLPASLLQMHQQKLSFYHSTVSRIDQHVLTQFMKEGDFEKHLNRMRKVYRRKLDKVIELFKPHQQITITGERSGLHIVLIVKNGMDEQTLIQKANEDHIKIYGLSTYSIEKIDEHPPKIILGFAGIPESGLEKAIHLLLKSWGL
- a CDS encoding IS1182 family transposase, yielding MLSKHDSIQRDQLEMITLDQLVPLNHLVRKMEAAIDFTFIYDLVKEMYSEVGRPSIDPVILVKLTFIQYTFGIRSMRKTIEEVETNMAYRWFLGYGFHDKVPHFSTFGKNYERRFKDTDLFEQIFYRILMTAANKKLISAEHVFVDSTHVKASANKRKFEKKIVRKETRAYQGRLQEEINQDREKHGKKPFPSDKFDKEETKEIKESTTDSESGYYVKDERTKQFAYSFHAAADRNGFVLGTIVTPGNIHDSQILEPLVEQVIEKVGKPEAVAADAAYKTPAITSYLFNKEIIPALPYTRPRTKEGFFRKQDYVYDEHFDCYLCPSGELLKYSTTNKEGYREYKSPKHTCATCSFLSQCTESKDHQKVVTRHIWQTHVEEADHLRHHQDVKTIYAKRKETIERVFADAKEKHGMRWTTLRGLKKLSMQAMLTFAAINLKKMANWTWRGPKMA
- the ltrA gene encoding group II intron reverse transcriptase/maturase, which encodes MLMEQILERENLIQALKRVERNKGSHGVDGMPVQNLRPHLATEWYNMKTALLQGTYQPQPVRRIEIPKPNGGVRLLGIPTVLDRFIQQAIAQILTRIYDSTFSENSYGFRPNKQGHQAVRKAKSYITEGYTWVVDMDLEKFFDKVNHDKLMGMLERKIEDKRVLKLIRRFLQAGIMIGGLFHKSEEGTPQGGPLSPLLSNIMLDDLDKELEKRNLRFVRYADDSTIFVKTRKAAKRAMGNISSFIENKLKLKVNYEKSKYDRPWNRTFLGFSFTKSKKNPKVLLAKQTVKRVKKRIREMTSRKLPKPMKLRINKLKQYLRGWMGYFALIDTPNVLKNLDSWIRRRLRMCLWKQWKLPRTRVRKLKGLGAPFGKAYEWGNSRKGYWRIAHSPILDKTLNNVYWHHQGLVNLYERYTKLRQT
- the pdxT gene encoding pyridoxal 5'-phosphate synthase glutaminase subunit PdxT — translated: MITIGVLGLQGAVEEHLNQINAAGEQAILVKKPEQLQEIDGLIIPGGESTTMRKLMDRYGFKEPIKTFFEHKKPIFGTCAGMVLAANELTGDEKAYLELMDISVKRNGFGRQRDSFEAELSIKGMEEPFKAVFIRAPFADGIGEDVEILAVYEENVVAARQEHVLVSAFHPELTGDDRFMQLFIEMVKTSICKVELKTC
- a CDS encoding D-serine ammonia-lyase encodes the protein MHKIAGLSIMEWKTKDPMLKNLINMDEVFWMNPNYGAKQENPIVHAEQVKAAEDRLDRFANYMIKAFPETGPMEGIIESPLVEIPSMQKKLEESYETEMAGKLLLKCDSHLPISGSIKARGGIYEVLKRAEEIAMKHGGLRLTDNYGILASDEYKELFSKYSIAVGSTGNLGMSIGIISAKLGFKVTVHMSADAKQWKKDKLTSLGVIVKEYDDDYSKAVEEGRKEALLDPNCHFIDDENSVDLLLGYATAATRLKKQLKDMSIPVDEDHPLFVYLPCGVGGGPGGITYGLKLAFGDDVHCFFAEPTHSPCMTLGLMTGLHDIVSVQEFGIDNKTEADGLAVGRPSALVSSMMTTMLSGSYTIEDKRLFELLREMAETEGYYLEPSALAGAFGPIQLFSGPEGRKYLRDQKLLDKMNQSTHIIWATGGSMVPKDMMDQYLSKS
- the pdxS gene encoding pyridoxal 5'-phosphate synthase lyase subunit PdxS codes for the protein MEKLLGTDTVKRGMAQMQKGGVIMDVINAEQAKIAEASGAVAVMALERVPSDIRAAGGVARMADPRIVEEVMNAVSIPVMAKARIGHIVESRILESMGVDYIDESEVLTPADEEYHILKSDFTVPFVCGCRDLGEASRRIGEGASMLRTKGEPGTGNIVEAVRHMRKVQSQIRKVSIMSDDELMTEAKNIGAPYEILREIKRTGKLPVVNFAAGGIATPADAALMMELGADGVFVGSGIFKSENPEKFASAIVQATTYFTDYELIGRLSKELGSAMKGIDISKLAPAERMQERGW